A single Limanda limanda chromosome 19, fLimLim1.1, whole genome shotgun sequence DNA region contains:
- the cldn35 gene encoding claudin-4 codes for MVNTGMQLISFTCAVTGWIMAIAVTALPQWKVSAFIGSNILTSEIKWEGIWMNCIYQSTGHMQCKTYDSMLALPPDIQAARALMCLAIFMGWLSCTVSCCGMKCTTCAGDDRRAKAGIALSGGVLFILTGLCVLIPVSWTANTVIQDFYNPNVPLMHKRELGQAIYLGWASAVILMISGAVLSSTCPLMERSGRYRRGYMGRSFANSPASAPDPPKPITSNSLPLKEYV; via the coding sequence ATGGTGAACACTGGCATGCAGCTGATCAGCTTCACCTGCGCGGTGACCGGCTGGATCATGGCCATCGCCGTCACGGCCTTGCCCCAGTGGAAGGTGTCGGCCTTCATCGGCAGCAACATCCTGACCTCGGAGATCAAGTGGGAGGGCATCTGGATGAACTGCATCTACCAGAGCACCGGTCACATGCAGTGCAAGACGTACGACTCCATGCTGGCCCTGCCGCCGGACATCCAGGCGGCCCGAGCCCTCATGTGCCTGGCCATCTTCATGGGCTGGCTCTCCTGCACCGTGTCCTGCTGCGGCATGAAGTGCACCACCTGCGCCGGGGACGACCGACGGGCCAAGGCCGGCATCGCGCTCTCGGGCGGCGTGCTCTTCATTCTCACGGGCCTGTGCGTCTTGATTCCCGTCTCCTGGACCGCCAACACCGTCATCCAGGATTTCTACAACCCCAACGTGCCCCTGATGCACAAGCGGGAGCTGGGTCAGGCCATCTACCTGGGCTGGGCGTCCGCGGTCATCCTCATGATCAGCGGAGCCGTGTTGAGCAGCACCTGCCCCCTCATGGAGAGGAGCGGCCGATACCGCAGAGGCTACATGGGCCGGAGCTTTGCTAATTCACCCGCTTCGGCACCGGATCCCCCGAAACCCATCACATCCAACAGTCTGCCCCTGAAGGAGTATGTatag
- the airim gene encoding AFG2-interacting ribosome maturation factor, with protein sequence MSKPAVSSVHQALRKGFKTVESNQAVWRSVLEECGPLMVSLGNLAEQSRALSRINMSNTPLRHFPDLEERLGFKLSLATDTVLLRLHEKMSSLQSVRDAISNQVVLVIQLYEQNTDSLDVLTVTERSPITPSIADMLEWLQDAERHYRQQFLRRKTLLQMLRADNLSLIESAPNRWKSLESPSAEDRITDSLCKVSFFVDSE encoded by the exons ATGTCCAAACCCGCGGTATCATCGGTCCATCAGGCGCTGAGGAAAGGCTTCAAGACTGTGGAGAGCAACCAGGCGGTGTGGAGAAGTGTGCTGGAGGAGTGCGGTCCTCTCATGGTGTCTCTGGGGAACCTGGCCGAGCAGAGCCGAGCCTTGTCCCGCATCAACATGTCCAACACGCCGCTGAGACACTTCCCTGACCTGGAGGAGAGACTGGGCTTCAAGCTGTCTCTGGCCACCGACACGGTCCTGCTCCGACTCCACGAGAAGAT GTCCTCGCTCCAGTCTGTCCGAGATGCCATCAGCAACCAGGTGGTTTTGGTCATCCAACTTTACGAGCAGAACACCGACAGTCTGGATGTCCTCACCGTCACCGAGCGCTCGCCGATCACCCCGTCTATCGCCGACATGCTGGAGTGGCTGCAGGATGCCGAGCGTCACTATCGGCAGCA ATTCCTTAGGAGGAAAACACTTCTTCAGATGCTGAGAGCCGATAACCTCTCTCTTATAGAGTCTGCTCCCAACAGATGGAAATCGTTAGAGTCTCCGAGTGCAGAAGACCGCATCACAG ATTCACTTTGCAAAGTGTCCTTCTTTGTGGATTCCGAGTGA
- the cdca8 gene encoding borealin encodes MAPRKKATKQQKKSPKLEAFLEDFDSEVKTRVGQMKEKLNQLLKSVDNSYNMALIKLPMHIRQMPWMEQCMPEKQKSPEVDVSKREKEAAVVESVVAEDHAVLLKSVKKPSKKKAGAKSSSEDENSPNTTRRGKTARKPPTTSKRAKALAVSKQGASIRRSSRKPLVTPARSMMDSSMMMGATPLITPRFDPRLPKTPAVRVPRHKERVYSISVNGSPIAGGNEDIVINVPIGNGESVQLLASQMDSVDLSLLDETTMRSIRLLNSRLTTLCEK; translated from the exons ATGGCGCCGAGGAAGAAAGCCAccaagcagcagaagaagagccCGAAGCTCGAGGCTTTCCTGGAGGACTTCGACAGCGAGG TGAAAACCAGAGTGGGACAAATGAAGGAGAAGCTCAACCAGCTGCTGAAGAGTGTGGACAACAGCTACAACATGGCCCTGATCAAGTTGCCCATGCACATCAGGCAGATGCCCTGGATGGAGCAGTGCA TGCCTGAGAAACAAAAGTCACCTGAGGTGGATGTTTCAAAG agagaaaaggaagctgctgttgttgagaGCGTTGTGGCGGAGGATCATGCAGTCCTTCTAAAGTCAGTCAAGAAAC caTCCAAGAAGAAAGCTGGAGCCAAATCCAGTTCAGAGGATGAAAACAGCCCGAATACGACAAGGAGG GGGAAAACAGCGAGAAAGCCCCCGACTACATCCAAAAGAGCGAAGGCGCTGGCCGTCAGCAAGCAGGGCGCCTCCATCAGACG ATCGAGCAGGAAACCTCTGGTGACGCCTGCCAGGAGCATGATGGATTCTTCCATGATGATGGGAGCCACCCCCCTCATCACGCCACGCTTCGACCCGAG gCTTCCTAAGACCCCTGCTGTGAGAGTTCCTCGCCACAAGGAGAGGGTCTATAGCATTTCAGTCAATGGCTCTCCCATCGCAGGAGGAAACGAGGACATCGTCATCAACGTCCCCATCGGCAACGGAGAG AGCGTCCAGCTGTTGGCCAGTCAGATGGACTCAGTGGATCTGTCGCTGCTGGATGAAACCACCATGAGGAGCATCCGACTGCTGAAC aGTCGACTCACCACCCTGTGTGAGAAATGA